In Candidatus Promineifilum breve, one genomic interval encodes:
- a CDS encoding ATP-dependent Clp protease proteolytic subunit, giving the protein MFDIPTALVPMVVETTGRGERAYDIFSLLLKERIIILGTPINDQIANLTVAQLLWLASEDSSKPIRMYINSPGGQVYAGMAIYDTMQQVECPVSTVAVGFTASFGTILLAAGTKGMRYALPNATIHLHQPLGGARGQASDIAIQAQEILRLRTDLNGILSNHTGQTVERIQKDTDRDLYMTAAQARDYGLVDEVLNNIPV; this is encoded by the coding sequence ATGTTCGACATTCCCACAGCGCTCGTCCCAATGGTCGTGGAGACAACCGGCCGCGGCGAGCGGGCTTATGACATTTTTTCGCTCCTGCTGAAGGAACGGATCATCATCCTGGGCACGCCCATCAACGATCAGATCGCCAATCTGACCGTGGCCCAATTGCTATGGCTGGCGAGCGAGGATAGCTCCAAGCCCATTCGCATGTACATCAACTCGCCCGGCGGCCAGGTCTATGCCGGGATGGCGATCTATGACACGATGCAACAGGTGGAGTGCCCCGTGTCCACGGTGGCCGTCGGCTTCACGGCCAGCTTCGGCACCATCCTGCTGGCGGCGGGCACGAAGGGTATGCGCTACGCCCTGCCCAATGCCACTATCCACCTGCACCAGCCGTTGGGCGGCGCGCGCGGCCAGGCCTCCGACATCGCCATCCAGGCTCAGGAAATCCTGCGTCTGCGCACCGACCTGAACGGCATCCTGAGCAACCACACCGGCCAGACGGTCGAGCGCATTCAGAAGGACACCGACCGCGACCTCTATATGACCGCGGCCCAGGCCCGCGATTACGGGCTGGTGGACGAAGTGCTCAATAACATCCCGGTCTAG